In Alphaproteobacteria bacterium, a genomic segment contains:
- a CDS encoding 2-dehydro-3-deoxyglucarate aldolase, whose product MKWIRKRALAGEMLGGAWLSLASPVAAEITSRSGFDWILFDLEHGFGDNNDLLHQLQAIEASPSVGIVRVPAIDGPIFKRVLDLGPAGLMIPNVSTAEAAVELVRQARIPPLGVRGAAQSTRASGYGFGYERYIAEANANLLMVAQIESREGVANAESIAAVDGIDVLFVGPLDLSIDMGLPAERPRGEFADAVAKVARAARQHGKAAGVLVRNIEQARDYAELGFTFIAMGSDRGLIASGMVRNAKDLAALRAPTTAKAASGQ is encoded by the coding sequence GCTCGGCGGCGCTTGGCTCAGCCTCGCTTCGCCGGTCGCGGCGGAGATCACCTCGCGCAGCGGTTTCGACTGGATCCTGTTCGATCTCGAACATGGCTTCGGCGACAACAACGATCTGCTCCACCAGCTTCAGGCGATCGAAGCGTCGCCCAGTGTCGGCATCGTGCGTGTGCCCGCGATCGACGGCCCGATCTTCAAGCGCGTGCTCGATCTGGGCCCCGCCGGCTTGATGATCCCGAACGTGTCGACCGCCGAAGCCGCCGTCGAACTCGTGCGCCAGGCACGCATTCCCCCGCTGGGCGTGCGCGGAGCCGCGCAATCGACGCGCGCTTCGGGCTACGGCTTCGGCTACGAACGCTATATCGCCGAGGCGAACGCCAATCTGCTGATGGTCGCGCAAATCGAATCACGCGAAGGCGTGGCGAACGCGGAATCGATCGCGGCCGTCGACGGAATCGACGTGTTGTTCGTCGGCCCGTTGGACCTGTCGATCGATATGGGCTTGCCCGCCGAGCGCCCGCGCGGCGAGTTCGCCGACGCCGTGGCGAAAGTGGCGCGAGCCGCGCGCCAACACGGCAAAGCCGCCGGCGTGCTGGTCCGCAACATCGAACAGGCGCGCGACTACGCGGAACTCGGTTTCACCTTCATCGCGATGGGCTCCGACCGCGGCCTCATCGCCAGCGGCATGGTGCGCAACGCCAAGGATTTGGCGGCTTTGCGCGCGCCCACCACCGCGAAGGCGGCTTCCGGCCAATGA